The following are encoded together in the Mumia sp. Pv4-285 genome:
- a CDS encoding helix-turn-helix domain-containing protein — translation MTDRLETDRLDGGERAPDVRGAAGVRDEVLEVRRSAGALALVAAGAGALALLYAVRAVDGSPVLWLVVLALAVLAAFAGRGWWDGRSPLLVADNLGVRFRHGRDWRGLPWEAVDHVLIDEPSGILRDGALEVVATDGTAYVVPLGLAVRASHEDLPVTLAALSGDDQLVVRPQASEPTPPPVPPVEARSDRDPSPVPPVEAASPSPVEAASPSPVEARSDRDPTPVSAPARIDLGLVQSAGTSALAPGFKVVTALRASHGRPELVLDRPVEMTPAPTAKAAPAQPQETEAEPAPEPETETTSLGAMLRASRERVGVTVDDLAARTRIRPHVIEALEDDDTSACGGDFYARGHLRAIARVLGADPAPWISAYDASYAQAPIPARAVFEAERSTGSRTIRVARGGRSWVALTVVVLVLAIIWGIGQLVVGGEDGSAPATVPTEAAPAPADPSALAGLGAPTTNHLVIRGKEKKPTKVAVTDSRGTTIWSGDLAKGEFRRVSVVGPATVTAGRGDAATVAVNGGKAHRLGDSAGKARATLGDS, via the coding sequence ATGACGGATCGGCTGGAGACGGATCGACTCGACGGTGGTGAGCGCGCGCCGGACGTGCGCGGTGCTGCGGGGGTGCGTGACGAGGTCCTCGAAGTGCGCCGCAGCGCCGGTGCGCTCGCACTGGTCGCCGCGGGAGCAGGCGCGCTCGCGCTCCTGTACGCCGTGCGCGCCGTCGACGGATCGCCGGTCCTGTGGTTGGTCGTTCTCGCCCTCGCCGTGCTTGCCGCCTTCGCGGGCCGCGGCTGGTGGGACGGGCGCAGTCCGCTGCTCGTCGCCGACAACCTCGGAGTCCGGTTCCGGCACGGCCGTGACTGGCGTGGCCTGCCCTGGGAGGCGGTCGACCACGTCCTGATCGACGAGCCGAGCGGCATCCTGCGCGACGGCGCTCTCGAGGTCGTCGCCACCGACGGCACCGCGTACGTGGTGCCGCTGGGGCTCGCGGTTCGCGCCAGCCACGAGGACCTTCCCGTCACCCTCGCCGCGCTGTCAGGCGACGACCAGCTGGTCGTACGACCGCAGGCTTCCGAGCCCACACCCCCGCCGGTGCCGCCGGTCGAGGCGCGAAGCGATCGAGACCCCTCGCCGGTACCCCCGGTCGAGGCGGCCTCACCTTCGCCGGTCGAGGCGGCCTCACCTTCGCCGGTCGAGGCGCGAAGCGATCGAGACCCCACCCCCGTCTCCGCTCCCGCACGCATCGACCTCGGTCTCGTGCAGAGCGCCGGCACCTCGGCACTCGCGCCGGGCTTCAAGGTCGTCACCGCCCTGCGCGCAAGCCACGGACGTCCCGAGCTCGTGCTCGACCGGCCGGTCGAGATGACCCCCGCTCCCACCGCGAAGGCTGCACCGGCACAGCCCCAGGAAACCGAGGCCGAACCCGCTCCCGAGCCGGAGACCGAGACCACGTCGCTTGGGGCGATGCTTCGCGCCTCTCGCGAACGCGTCGGAGTCACGGTCGACGACCTCGCCGCTCGGACGCGGATCCGCCCCCACGTCATCGAGGCGCTCGAGGACGACGACACCAGCGCCTGCGGCGGCGACTTCTATGCACGCGGGCACCTCCGAGCGATCGCGCGCGTCCTCGGAGCCGATCCGGCGCCGTGGATCAGCGCGTACGACGCGTCGTACGCACAGGCGCCGATCCCGGCGCGTGCCGTGTTCGAGGCGGAGCGTTCCACGGGGTCCCGCACCATCCGCGTCGCCCGCGGCGGACGCAGCTGGGTGGCGCTCACCGTCGTCGTGCTGGTGCTGGCGATCATCTGGGGCATCGGCCAGCTCGTCGTCGGCGGTGAGGACGGCTCAGCGCCCGCCACCGTGCCGACCGAGGCCGCTCCTGCGCCCGCGGACCCGTCCGCGCTGGCCGGTCTGGGTGCCCCCACGACCAACCACCTCGTGATCCGCGGCAAGGAGAAGAAGCCGACCAAGGTCGCAGTCACCGACTCCCGGGGGACGACCATCTGGTCCGGAGACCTGGCCAAGGGTGAGTTCCGCCGCGTCAGTGTCGTGGGCCCCGCCACGGTCACTGCGGGCCGCGGCGACGCTGCCACGGTCGCCGTCAACGGCGGCAAGGCGCACCGCCTGGGCGACAGCGCAGGGAAGGCCAGAGCCACGCTCGGCGATTCTTGA
- a CDS encoding GNAT family N-acetyltransferase — translation MHGLEHLTSPRLRYDRLQPADADDVFAVYGDRATWRHLPSGRFGDRERALLLVERSTRTWDKAGLGEWGVRATVDLGPVQAGSFLGTVGMTWMELGDGLAAWNLGYRFSPVSWGRGVATEAARTALDATRALGSDDPVTARALTANPASIRVLDRVGLTLAWRGATATPDGSDHPDPASLPATVRHERVVYADRPLSPALLNAIVALG, via the coding sequence TTGCACGGCCTCGAACACCTGACGTCGCCACGGCTGCGGTACGACCGTCTGCAGCCTGCTGACGCCGACGACGTGTTCGCGGTGTACGGCGATCGCGCGACCTGGCGACACCTGCCCTCGGGGCGTTTCGGCGACCGCGAGCGCGCGCTGCTCCTCGTCGAGCGTTCTACGCGGACGTGGGACAAGGCCGGCCTCGGTGAATGGGGTGTGCGCGCGACCGTCGACCTCGGTCCGGTGCAGGCAGGTTCGTTCCTCGGGACCGTCGGCATGACGTGGATGGAGCTGGGTGACGGGCTCGCCGCATGGAACCTGGGATACCGCTTCTCACCCGTGAGCTGGGGCCGTGGCGTCGCCACGGAGGCGGCGCGTACGGCGCTGGACGCGACGCGTGCGCTCGGCAGCGACGATCCTGTGACGGCGCGTGCACTGACAGCCAACCCTGCCTCGATCCGGGTGCTCGACCGCGTCGGGCTCACGTTGGCGTGGCGCGGCGCGACGGCGACCCCTGACGGGTCGGACCACCCGGATCCTGCGTCGCTCCCGGCGACCGTGAGGCACGAGCGGGTCGTGTACGCGGACAGGCCCCTCTCGCCGGCGCTCCTCAACGCCATCGTCGCCCTCGGCTGA
- the pgsA gene encoding CDP-diacylglycerol--glycerol-3-phosphate 3-phosphatidyltransferase: protein MNAARPDDTSTPVGDKPSNYNIANALTVLRIAFVPLFGWLLLIDGGDDTGLRLAAWAVFVVAMATDRIDGNLARSRGLITDFGKIADPIADKALTGMAFVGLSIIGALPWWVTIVVLVREWGITVMRFAVIRYGVMPASRGGKLKTVLQAVALGAYVFPIEALLPDWVMWFAYLSMAAAVLVTLVTGLDYVAQAVRMVRESKAQSPAAEQVPGSSR from the coding sequence ATGAATGCAGCGCGGCCTGACGACACCTCGACGCCCGTCGGCGACAAGCCCAGCAACTACAACATCGCCAACGCGCTGACCGTGCTGCGGATCGCTTTCGTGCCGCTGTTCGGCTGGCTCCTGCTGATCGACGGCGGCGACGACACCGGTCTGCGGCTCGCCGCGTGGGCGGTGTTCGTGGTGGCGATGGCGACCGACCGCATCGACGGCAACCTGGCCCGCAGCCGCGGCCTGATCACGGACTTCGGCAAGATCGCCGACCCGATCGCCGACAAGGCGCTCACCGGGATGGCCTTCGTCGGTCTGTCGATCATCGGAGCGCTCCCGTGGTGGGTGACCATCGTGGTGCTGGTCCGCGAGTGGGGCATCACGGTGATGCGCTTCGCCGTCATCCGCTACGGAGTCATGCCTGCATCGCGTGGCGGCAAGCTCAAGACCGTGCTGCAGGCGGTCGCGCTCGGCGCCTACGTCTTCCCCATCGAGGCGCTGCTGCCGGACTGGGTGATGTGGTTCGCCTATCTCTCCATGGCCGCTGCCGTGCTCGTCACGTTGGTGACCGGTCTCGACTACGTCGCCCAGGCGGTCCGGATGGTGCGCGAGTCCAAGGCCCAGTCGCCTGCCGCCGAGCAGGTCCCGGGCAGCTCGCGCTGA
- a CDS encoding CinA family protein has protein sequence MTVPPDPAAIVDALRRTGRSVAVAESLTGGAVCARLVDVPGASEVVRGGVVAYATELKATLLGVDELLLAAQGAVDPEVAEAMALGVRDRLGSTYGLATTGVAGPGPSEGKPAGTVYVAVADADGAESLRLTLDGDRASIRAGTVEGVLAAFAERLGIS, from the coding sequence GTGACGGTGCCTCCGGATCCCGCGGCGATCGTCGACGCGCTTCGCCGTACGGGGAGGTCCGTCGCCGTGGCGGAGTCGCTGACCGGCGGGGCGGTGTGCGCTCGCCTGGTCGACGTGCCGGGCGCCTCTGAAGTCGTACGAGGCGGTGTGGTGGCGTACGCCACAGAGCTGAAGGCCACCCTCCTCGGTGTCGACGAGCTTCTGCTCGCGGCACAGGGCGCGGTGGATCCCGAGGTCGCCGAAGCGATGGCGCTCGGAGTGCGCGACCGACTCGGATCGACGTACGGGCTTGCCACGACGGGCGTCGCCGGGCCCGGGCCCAGCGAGGGCAAGCCTGCGGGGACGGTGTACGTGGCGGTGGCCGACGCCGACGGCGCAGAGTCGCTGCGGCTGACCCTCGACGGCGACCGGGCCTCGATCCGTGCGGGTACCGTGGAGGGTGTCCTGGCGGCGTTCGCCGAGCGGCTCGGGATCTCCTGA
- a CDS encoding ATP-dependent helicase produces MSDVLDRFSPATAAWFRGAFPEPTTAQVGAWDAIADGHNALVVAPTGSGKTLSAFLWALDRLVTGPPPEDPKRRPRVLYVSPLKALAVDVERNLRSPLVGITQTAKRLAASGESEPPREVTVGVRSGDTTPAERRTLSTRPPDILITTPESLFLVLTSAARETLRDVEAVIVDEVHAVAGTKRGAHLALSLERLDALLERPAQRIGLSATVRPHAEVARFLGGAAPVRVVAPESQKRWDLSVVVPVEDMTSLPTRSTDGEDEGAADSRDQASIWPHVEERVVDLVEQARSSIVFANSRRLAERLTARLNEIHAERVGVEVPDTGSPAAATPGQSGTAAGSSPLLARAHHGSVSKEQRALIEDDLKSGRLPCVVATSSLELGIDMGAVDLVVQVESPPSVASGLQRVGRAGHQVGEISRGVVFPKHRTDLLQATVTIERMVEGAIEELSVPTNPLDVLAQQVVAACALDVLDVDELYETVRRAAPYATLPRSAYDATLDLLAGRYPSDEFAELRPRIVWDRVANTLTGRPGAQRLAVTSGGTIPDRGLFGVYLVGAESNARGSARVGELDEEMVYESRVGDVFALGATSWRIEDITHDRVLVSPAYGQPGRLPFWRGDNPGRPIELGRALGAFTRAVATGDRDEARARCEAAGLDAYAVDNLVALVDEQRAATGRVPDDTLLVVERFRDELGDWRLVLHSPLGLAVHAPWALAVGARVRERYGLDAASMASDDGIVVRLPETDADPPGGELFAFTPEEIEDLVTEEVGGSALFAARFRECAARALLLPRRDPGRRSPLWQQRQRAAQLLEVARRYPTFPIVLETVREVLQDVYDLPSLVQMMRDLEGRRLRIVDVQTQEPSPFAKSLLFGYVAAFLYEGDSPLAERRAAALSLDSSLLSELLGRAELRDLLDAEVIAQTEAELQRLVPDRRARGVEGVADLLRLLGPLTSDEVAERCTEPAESGAWLVELAETRRVLRVSFADAQWWVAVEDAGRLRDALGVPVPMGVPDAFVVPVDDPLGDLVARYARTHAPFVASEVAVRFGLGVAVVSETLRRLGGQGRVTEGEFTPGAGGSEWCDAEVLRRLRRRSLAALRKEVEPVSPETLGRFLPAWQHVGGRLRGVDGLVTAVEQLAGASVPASALEPLVLGARVLDYSPAMLDELTAAGEVVWSGVGSLPGNDGWVSLHLADTAPLTLAPPSELELSALQEAVLGVVQSGGAYFFRQLADAVAAGTDVAPVLDGELADALWDLVWAGYLTNDTLAPLRTLVGAGRTAHRQARSAPRLRGRRSPSFARPTMPTRTGPPTVGGRWALVPRPEDNPTVRAHATAEQLLERHGIVTRGTAVSEGVTGGFAAVYKVLSGFEEAGRARRGYFVDGLGAAQFATAGAVDRLRSYSREPGTDPERRAVTLAATDPANPYGAALGWPVTDGGHRPGRKAGALVVLVDGALSLYVERGGRTLLTFDDLDDPDGAARLQPAIDALATAVRDGSLGRLTVEKADGESVLGTPLGAALAQAGFHATPRGLRIRG; encoded by the coding sequence GTGTCCGACGTTCTCGACCGCTTCTCCCCCGCCACTGCGGCGTGGTTCCGTGGCGCGTTCCCGGAGCCGACGACCGCGCAGGTCGGTGCGTGGGACGCGATCGCCGACGGCCACAACGCCCTCGTCGTCGCCCCTACGGGTTCCGGCAAGACATTGTCGGCCTTCCTGTGGGCACTCGACCGGCTCGTCACCGGCCCACCTCCGGAGGACCCCAAGCGGCGTCCGCGCGTCCTCTACGTCTCGCCGCTCAAGGCGCTGGCGGTCGACGTCGAGCGCAACCTCCGCTCACCGCTGGTCGGCATCACCCAGACCGCCAAGCGCCTCGCCGCGTCCGGCGAGTCAGAGCCGCCGCGCGAGGTGACGGTCGGCGTACGCTCCGGCGACACGACACCCGCCGAGCGCCGTACCCTCTCGACCCGTCCCCCCGACATCCTCATCACAACGCCTGAGTCGCTCTTCCTGGTGCTCACCTCGGCCGCGCGCGAGACGCTGCGCGACGTCGAGGCGGTCATCGTCGACGAGGTCCACGCGGTCGCGGGCACCAAGCGCGGCGCCCACCTGGCCCTGAGCCTCGAGCGCCTCGACGCCCTTCTCGAGCGCCCGGCCCAACGGATCGGGCTGTCGGCGACCGTGCGCCCCCACGCCGAGGTCGCACGGTTCCTCGGCGGCGCGGCGCCGGTCAGGGTCGTGGCTCCCGAGTCGCAGAAGCGTTGGGACCTCTCGGTCGTCGTCCCCGTCGAGGACATGACCTCGCTCCCGACCCGGAGCACCGACGGCGAGGACGAGGGCGCGGCCGACTCCCGTGACCAGGCCTCGATCTGGCCGCACGTCGAAGAGCGCGTCGTCGACCTCGTCGAGCAGGCCCGTTCCTCGATCGTGTTCGCCAACTCGCGACGTCTCGCCGAGCGGCTCACGGCACGGCTCAACGAGATCCACGCCGAGCGCGTCGGCGTCGAGGTGCCCGACACCGGCTCACCCGCAGCGGCGACGCCGGGGCAGTCGGGCACGGCCGCCGGTTCGTCCCCGCTCCTCGCCAGAGCCCATCACGGCTCGGTCAGCAAGGAGCAGCGCGCTCTCATCGAGGACGACCTCAAGTCCGGTCGTCTCCCGTGCGTGGTCGCGACGTCGAGCCTCGAGCTCGGCATCGACATGGGGGCCGTCGACCTCGTCGTCCAGGTCGAGTCGCCGCCGTCGGTCGCGAGCGGTCTCCAACGCGTCGGCCGAGCCGGTCACCAGGTCGGCGAGATCTCCCGGGGCGTCGTGTTCCCCAAGCACCGCACCGATCTCCTCCAGGCGACCGTCACGATCGAGCGGATGGTCGAGGGCGCGATCGAGGAGCTCTCGGTCCCCACGAACCCGCTCGACGTCCTCGCCCAGCAGGTCGTCGCCGCGTGCGCGCTGGACGTGCTTGACGTGGACGAGCTGTACGAGACGGTGCGCCGCGCCGCCCCGTACGCGACGCTCCCCCGCTCCGCCTACGACGCCACGCTCGACCTCCTCGCAGGCCGCTACCCGTCCGACGAGTTCGCCGAGCTGCGCCCCCGCATCGTCTGGGACCGTGTCGCCAACACCCTCACCGGCCGCCCCGGCGCGCAGCGGCTCGCCGTCACCTCCGGAGGCACGATCCCCGACCGCGGCCTGTTCGGCGTCTACCTCGTGGGCGCCGAGTCCAACGCCCGGGGCAGCGCGCGGGTCGGCGAGCTCGACGAGGAGATGGTGTACGAGTCGCGGGTCGGCGACGTGTTCGCGCTGGGGGCGACGAGCTGGCGCATCGAAGACATCACGCACGACCGCGTGCTCGTGTCACCCGCGTACGGGCAGCCGGGCCGGCTCCCGTTCTGGCGCGGTGACAACCCCGGCAGGCCGATCGAGCTCGGGCGGGCCCTCGGCGCCTTCACCCGAGCGGTCGCGACCGGCGACCGCGACGAGGCGCGCGCACGCTGCGAGGCCGCGGGGCTCGACGCGTACGCCGTGGACAACCTCGTCGCGCTCGTCGACGAGCAGCGCGCCGCGACCGGGCGGGTCCCCGACGACACGCTGCTGGTGGTCGAACGGTTCCGGGACGAGCTCGGCGACTGGCGCCTCGTGCTGCACTCCCCGCTCGGCCTCGCCGTCCACGCGCCGTGGGCTCTCGCGGTCGGTGCTCGGGTGCGTGAGCGATACGGTCTCGACGCCGCGAGCATGGCCAGCGACGACGGCATCGTCGTACGCCTCCCGGAGACCGACGCCGATCCACCCGGCGGCGAGCTGTTCGCGTTCACCCCCGAGGAGATCGAGGACCTGGTCACCGAGGAGGTCGGCGGATCCGCCCTCTTCGCGGCGCGGTTCCGCGAGTGCGCCGCCCGCGCGCTGCTGCTCCCCCGCCGTGATCCCGGTCGGCGCAGCCCGCTCTGGCAGCAGCGCCAGCGCGCCGCCCAGCTCCTCGAGGTCGCGCGCCGCTACCCGACGTTCCCGATCGTGCTCGAGACGGTGCGCGAGGTCCTCCAGGACGTCTACGACCTGCCGTCGCTGGTGCAGATGATGCGCGACCTCGAGGGGCGGCGGCTCCGTATCGTCGACGTGCAGACGCAGGAGCCCTCGCCGTTCGCGAAGTCGCTGCTGTTCGGCTACGTCGCCGCGTTCCTGTACGAGGGCGACAGCCCGCTCGCGGAGCGTCGCGCCGCTGCGCTGTCGCTCGACTCGTCGCTCCTCTCCGAGCTGCTGGGGCGCGCGGAACTGCGCGACCTGCTCGACGCCGAGGTGATCGCCCAGACCGAGGCGGAGCTGCAACGACTGGTGCCCGACCGCCGTGCGAGAGGCGTCGAGGGCGTCGCCGACCTGCTCCGGCTGCTCGGCCCGCTCACGTCCGACGAGGTCGCCGAGCGTTGCACCGAGCCCGCCGAGTCAGGCGCCTGGCTCGTCGAGCTGGCCGAGACGCGACGCGTGCTGCGGGTGAGCTTCGCCGACGCCCAGTGGTGGGTGGCGGTCGAGGACGCCGGACGCCTGCGCGACGCCCTCGGAGTCCCGGTCCCGATGGGCGTTCCGGACGCGTTCGTCGTCCCGGTCGACGACCCGCTCGGTGACCTCGTCGCCCGGTACGCCCGCACGCACGCGCCGTTCGTCGCCTCCGAGGTCGCCGTACGCTTCGGCCTCGGTGTCGCGGTCGTGTCGGAGACGCTGCGTCGCCTCGGTGGGCAGGGTCGCGTCACCGAGGGTGAGTTCACGCCCGGCGCCGGAGGCTCGGAGTGGTGCGACGCCGAGGTGCTGCGCCGGTTGCGCCGACGGTCGCTCGCCGCCCTGCGCAAGGAGGTCGAGCCGGTCTCGCCGGAGACGCTCGGGCGGTTCCTCCCCGCGTGGCAGCACGTCGGGGGCCGCCTGCGCGGCGTCGACGGTCTCGTGACAGCAGTCGAGCAGCTCGCCGGAGCGTCCGTCCCGGCGTCGGCCCTGGAGCCGCTCGTCCTCGGCGCCCGCGTGCTCGACTACTCCCCCGCGATGCTCGACGAGCTCACGGCCGCCGGCGAGGTCGTGTGGTCGGGCGTCGGCTCGCTGCCCGGCAACGACGGCTGGGTCTCCCTCCACCTCGCCGACACTGCGCCGTTGACGCTCGCGCCCCCGTCGGAGCTCGAGCTCAGCGCGCTCCAGGAGGCCGTTCTGGGCGTCGTCCAGTCCGGCGGCGCCTACTTCTTCCGCCAGCTCGCCGACGCTGTCGCTGCAGGCACGGACGTGGCCCCCGTCCTTGACGGGGAGCTCGCTGACGCCCTCTGGGACCTCGTCTGGGCCGGCTACCTCACCAACGACACCCTCGCTCCGCTGCGCACCCTCGTCGGCGCGGGGCGGACGGCCCACCGGCAGGCGCGCAGTGCTCCACGCCTGCGCGGACGCCGCTCACCGTCGTTCGCGAGACCCACGATGCCGACCCGGACGGGGCCGCCGACGGTCGGTGGCCGCTGGGCGCTCGTCCCCCGCCCCGAGGACAACCCGACCGTCCGCGCTCACGCGACCGCCGAGCAGCTTCTCGAGCGCCACGGCATCGTCACCCGCGGCACGGCTGTGAGCGAGGGCGTCACGGGCGGGTTCGCCGCCGTCTACAAGGTGCTCAGCGGCTTCGAGGAGGCCGGACGCGCCCGTCGCGGCTACTTCGTCGACGGACTCGGAGCTGCGCAGTTCGCGACCGCAGGGGCTGTCGACCGGCTCCGCTCCTACTCGCGCGAGCCGGGCACCGATCCCGAGCGCCGCGCCGTCACTCTCGCAGCGACCGACCCCGCCAACCCGTACGGCGCCGCCCTCGGCTGGCCGGTCACCGACGGCGGCCACCGCCCGGGCCGCAAGGCGGGCGCACTCGTGGTGCTCGTGGACGGGGCGCTCTCGCTGTACGTCGAGCGTGGGGGCCGCACGCTGCTGACCTTCGACGACCTCGACGACCCCGACGGCGCCGCGCGCCTCCAGCCGGCGATCGATGCGCTCGCCACCGCCGTACGCGACGGGTCCCTGGGCCGTCTGACGGTCGAGAAGGCAGACGGTGAGTCCGTCCTGGGCACGCCGCTCGGCGCCGCCCTCGCGCAGGCGGGGTTCCATGCGACGCCGCGCGGGCTGCGCATCCGGGGCTGA
- a CDS encoding DNA-formamidopyrimidine glycosylase family protein, which yields MPEGDAVWRTARRLDQALGGRTLVTSDFRVPAYATVDLAGETVHEVVSRGKHLFAHVGDEISIHTHLKMEGAWLVYEPGARWTRPAHEARVVLETARVQAVGFALGIVEVLSRTEEAAVVARLGPDLLDPDFDAAEALRLLTADPQRRLAEALLDQGNLAGIGNVFRNEIMFVHGIHPDALVVDAPDVAATVRTARRMLLVNREFPEIVTTGVRRRGERTWVYGRGGEPCRRCGTRIERRAPSGQDQDRVTYWCPHCQPSP from the coding sequence GTGCCCGAGGGAGATGCCGTCTGGCGGACGGCTCGACGCCTGGACCAGGCGCTGGGCGGTCGGACGCTGGTGACGAGCGACTTCCGCGTGCCTGCGTACGCCACCGTGGATCTCGCCGGAGAGACGGTGCACGAGGTGGTGAGCCGGGGCAAGCATCTCTTCGCGCACGTCGGCGACGAGATCAGCATCCACACGCACCTCAAGATGGAGGGCGCGTGGCTGGTCTACGAGCCGGGTGCGCGCTGGACCCGTCCGGCGCACGAGGCGCGCGTCGTGCTGGAGACCGCGCGGGTCCAGGCCGTCGGCTTCGCGCTCGGGATCGTCGAGGTCCTCAGCCGAACCGAGGAGGCCGCCGTCGTCGCTCGCCTCGGGCCGGATCTCCTCGATCCCGACTTCGATGCGGCCGAGGCGCTGCGCCTGCTGACGGCGGACCCTCAGCGCCGGCTGGCCGAGGCGCTGCTCGACCAGGGCAACCTCGCCGGCATCGGCAACGTCTTCCGCAACGAGATCATGTTCGTGCACGGCATCCACCCCGACGCCCTGGTCGTCGACGCTCCCGACGTGGCAGCCACCGTCCGCACGGCTCGCAGGATGCTGCTGGTCAACCGCGAGTTCCCCGAGATCGTGACCACGGGCGTACGCCGCCGCGGTGAGCGCACCTGGGTCTACGGTCGGGGCGGCGAGCCCTGCCGACGCTGCGGGACGCGCATCGAGCGGCGCGCTCCGTCCGGTCAGGACCAGGACCGGGTCACCTACTGGTGCCCGCACTGCCAGCCCTCGCCCTGA
- a CDS encoding helix-turn-helix domain-containing protein has product MTVLRRLIGEVLRARRMAKGMTLRDVSAAARVSLGYISEVERGQKEPSSELLAALCDALDVPMSQVLRDVSALLEIQEQSTLDASIALAPAPDSVGAR; this is encoded by the coding sequence ATGACGGTGCTTCGACGTCTGATCGGAGAGGTCCTGCGTGCCCGGCGGATGGCCAAGGGCATGACGCTGCGCGACGTCTCCGCCGCTGCCCGTGTCTCGTTGGGCTACATCTCCGAGGTCGAGCGTGGCCAGAAGGAGCCGAGCTCCGAGCTTCTCGCCGCGCTGTGCGACGCCCTCGACGTGCCGATGTCGCAGGTTCTCCGCGACGTCAGCGCACTCCTCGAGATCCAGGAGCAGTCGACCCTCGACGCTTCGATCGCGCTCGCACCCGCGCCTGACTCCGTGGGCGCCCGCTGA